In a single window of the Elaeis guineensis isolate ETL-2024a chromosome 6, EG11, whole genome shotgun sequence genome:
- the LOC105047434 gene encoding nuclear pore complex protein NUP85 isoform X2 — MPGLASDPGDSLVPFLPDVRDPVVYPVRHGVNPPIFRVYVSWTRGNFLQVACLRPPAAEPAGGEEDGVSDEEIGGKVVEVKLGAGDEEISEAQRRRIAYGSVPAFALLQSRKNSLAAMSRMSASSIRTEWWEHVLEYSRHISDLLGNPMLPSSTVIEDPKMIMQPHEEPTTLKAAWQLMEIFYVDKLSSTWLPERLVDWLADYDSLLTETTIHSKVEGLQKRLSSLKVVVEDDPEYWEGMSGALAAGWLDAVVKLLRLHGSYQLEQLGSRETENGLVEAVAVLVSTMPRMRPHLPAGRLGQCYKTKPDFIKAWEKWRLHISRLDSSTFWVQCSHHQTREGLRNLLQIMLGNISNLRAATCHWMELFISHFLYIRPLTMGLDEFHSLAQKCMQLKSSSSSNGLMGLFIGILGENPEVVLAECSKTLGPWMVAHAMELLTVDNGHADILLHEERYSLGDISIEELHRLVYAQVLSSHPLTWQIAPTYLASCPKQGLGLLEILLYKQPVQHYQMILKIAGTYHWKHGRKGSGVYWLQQARDEVRLNKIAQQLFECIGKSISDDSFKQWEGLIELLGSQVGTAGGLEFLHKYRDFKRSLQQVQDGSPVDAARQTMESLMQLMKNSSTPQRFWLPLLHDSVKLLNWKAQPLLTVSETNLLLNKLQELSMVKLHPDFCESNLPPQALSSVRLALATNLGRAVLEEC, encoded by the exons ATGCCCGGCCTAGCGTCGGATCCCGGCGATTCCCTTGTCCCCTTCCTGCCGGATGTCCGCGACCCGGTCGTCTACCCTGTCCGTCACGGTGTCAATCCCCCGATCTTCCGCGTTTATGTCTCCTGGACGAGGGGGAACTTCCTTCAAGTCGCGTGCCTTCGTCCCCCGGCGGCGGAACCCGCCGGCGGCGAAGAGGACGGAGTTTCGGATGAAGAAATCGGCGGGAAAGTAGTGGAGGTCAAGCTTGGCGCCGGCGACGAGGAgatcagtgaggcccagaggcgGAGAATCGCGTATGGCTCTGTTCCTGCCTTTGCGTTGCTCCAGAGTCGGAAGAATTCCCTCGCGGCCATGTCAAGAATGTCTGCATCTTCGATTCGCACGGAATG GTGGGAACATGTTTTGGAGTACAGTCGTCATATAAGTGATCTTCTTGGTAATCCCATGCTTCCTTCTAGCACAGTGATTGAGGACCCTAAGATGATTATGCAG CCTCACGAGGAACCTACCACATTAAAGGCTGCATGGCAGCTAATGGAAATATTTTATGTGGATAAGCTGTCATCAACTTGGCTTCCAGAGCGCCTTGTCGATTGGTTAGCA GATTATGACAGCCTCCTGACAGAGACTACAATCCACTCAAAGGTTGAGGGCCTGCAAAAAAGGCTTTCCAGTTTAAAG GTGGTAGTTGAGGATGATCCTGAGTACTGGGAAGGAATGTCAGGAGCACTTGCAGCTGGGTGGCTTGACGCTGTG GTGAAATTGTTGAGATTACATGGATCTTATCAACTGGAGCAACTTGGCAGCCGTGAG ACAGAAAATGGGCTGGTAGAGGCAGTTGCTGTTCTTGTCTCCACAATGCCACGCATGCGTCCTCATCTACCAGCTGGAAGATTAGGTCAATGCTATAAAACTAAACCAGATTTTATCAAG GCATGGGAGAAATGGCGGCTCCATATAAGTAGATTAGATTCTAGTACTTTTTGGGTTCAGTGCAGCCATCACCAAACTCGAGAAGGTTTGAGGAACTTGTTACAGATCATGCTGGGAAACATTAGCAATCTTAGAGCTGCAACTTGTCACTGGATGGAGCTGTTTATTTCTCACTTCCTCTACATAAGGCCACTTACAATG GGCCTAGACGAGTTCCATAGCTTAGCTCAGAAATGCATGCAATTGAAATCATCCTCCAGTTCTAACGGGCTGATGGGCCTCTTCATTGGTATTCTTGGAGAAAATCCTGAG GTTGTGTTAGCAGAATGCTCAAAGACATTGGGACCATG GATGGTTGCCCATGCCATGGAATTGTTGACGGTCGATAATGGTCATGCTGACATTCTATTGCATGAGGAGAGGTACAGCTTGGGAGATATCAGCATAGAAGAACTCCACCGACTTGTGTATGCTCAAGTTTTGTCTTCTCATCCTTTGACTTGGCAA ATTGCACCAACATATCTAGCATCATGCCCAAAGCAAGGTTTGGGTCTGTTAGAGATTTTACTGTACAAACAGCCTGTGCAACATTATCAAATGATACTTAAG ATTGCTGGCACATACCACTGGAAGCATGGTAGGAAGGGTTCTGGTGTTTACTGGCTCCAACAAGCACGTGATGAAGTTCGGCTCAACAAAATTGCTCAACAGCTATTTGAATGTATTGGGAAGTCAATCTCTGATGACAGTTTCAAG caatGGGAGGGATTAATTGAACTTCTTGGTTCACAAGTTGGGACTGCAGGAGGCCTCGAATTTCTCCACAA GTATCGGGATTTTAAGAGGTCCCTTCAGCAGGTGCAAGATGGAAGTCCTGTTGATGCTGCTCGGCAGACTATGGAATCACTTATGCAG cttatgaaaaattcatcaacaCCACAACGTTTCTGGCTTCCTCTGCTGCATGATTCA GTTAAGTTGCTAAACTGGAAGGCTCAGCCGCTATTGACTGTATCTGAAACGAATCTATTATTGAACAAACTGCAAGAATTATCCATGGTGAAGCTGCACCCAGATTTCTGTGAATCCAACTTGCCGCCTCAGGCCTTGAGCTCTGTCAGATTGGCCCTGGCTACAAATCTGGGGCGTGCTGTTCTTGAAGAATGCTGA
- the LOC105047434 gene encoding nuclear pore complex protein NUP85 isoform X1, with protein MPGLASDPGDSLVPFLPDVRDPVVYPVRHGVNPPIFRVYVSWTRGNFLQVACLRPPAAEPAGGEEDGVSDEEIGGKVVEVKLGAGDEEISEAQRRRIAYGSVPAFALLQSRKNSLAAMSRMSASSIRTEWWEHVLEYSRHISDLLGNPMLPSSTVIEDPKMIMQPHEEPTTLKAAWQLMEIFYVDKLSSTWLPERLVDWLADYDSLLTETTIHSKVEGLQKRLSSLKVVVEDDPEYWEGMSGALAAGWLDAVVKLLRLHGSYQLEQLGSRETENGLVEAVAVLVSTMPRMRPHLPAGRLGQCYKTKPDFIKAWEKWRLHISRLDSSTFWVQCSHHQTREGLRNLLQIMLGNISNLRAATCHWMELFISHFLYIRPLTMGLDEFHSLAQKCMQLKSSSSSNGLMGLFIGILGENPEVVLAECSKTLGPWMVAHAMELLTVDNGHADILLHEERYSLGDISIEELHRLVYAQVLSSHPLTWQIAPTYLASCPKQGLGLLEILLYKQPVQHYQMILKNLEICRLYELENISSSIMKIAGTYHWKHGRKGSGVYWLQQARDEVRLNKIAQQLFECIGKSISDDSFKQWEGLIELLGSQVGTAGGLEFLHKYRDFKRSLQQVQDGSPVDAARQTMESLMQLMKNSSTPQRFWLPLLHDSVKLLNWKAQPLLTVSETNLLLNKLQELSMVKLHPDFCESNLPPQALSSVRLALATNLGRAVLEEC; from the exons ATGCCCGGCCTAGCGTCGGATCCCGGCGATTCCCTTGTCCCCTTCCTGCCGGATGTCCGCGACCCGGTCGTCTACCCTGTCCGTCACGGTGTCAATCCCCCGATCTTCCGCGTTTATGTCTCCTGGACGAGGGGGAACTTCCTTCAAGTCGCGTGCCTTCGTCCCCCGGCGGCGGAACCCGCCGGCGGCGAAGAGGACGGAGTTTCGGATGAAGAAATCGGCGGGAAAGTAGTGGAGGTCAAGCTTGGCGCCGGCGACGAGGAgatcagtgaggcccagaggcgGAGAATCGCGTATGGCTCTGTTCCTGCCTTTGCGTTGCTCCAGAGTCGGAAGAATTCCCTCGCGGCCATGTCAAGAATGTCTGCATCTTCGATTCGCACGGAATG GTGGGAACATGTTTTGGAGTACAGTCGTCATATAAGTGATCTTCTTGGTAATCCCATGCTTCCTTCTAGCACAGTGATTGAGGACCCTAAGATGATTATGCAG CCTCACGAGGAACCTACCACATTAAAGGCTGCATGGCAGCTAATGGAAATATTTTATGTGGATAAGCTGTCATCAACTTGGCTTCCAGAGCGCCTTGTCGATTGGTTAGCA GATTATGACAGCCTCCTGACAGAGACTACAATCCACTCAAAGGTTGAGGGCCTGCAAAAAAGGCTTTCCAGTTTAAAG GTGGTAGTTGAGGATGATCCTGAGTACTGGGAAGGAATGTCAGGAGCACTTGCAGCTGGGTGGCTTGACGCTGTG GTGAAATTGTTGAGATTACATGGATCTTATCAACTGGAGCAACTTGGCAGCCGTGAG ACAGAAAATGGGCTGGTAGAGGCAGTTGCTGTTCTTGTCTCCACAATGCCACGCATGCGTCCTCATCTACCAGCTGGAAGATTAGGTCAATGCTATAAAACTAAACCAGATTTTATCAAG GCATGGGAGAAATGGCGGCTCCATATAAGTAGATTAGATTCTAGTACTTTTTGGGTTCAGTGCAGCCATCACCAAACTCGAGAAGGTTTGAGGAACTTGTTACAGATCATGCTGGGAAACATTAGCAATCTTAGAGCTGCAACTTGTCACTGGATGGAGCTGTTTATTTCTCACTTCCTCTACATAAGGCCACTTACAATG GGCCTAGACGAGTTCCATAGCTTAGCTCAGAAATGCATGCAATTGAAATCATCCTCCAGTTCTAACGGGCTGATGGGCCTCTTCATTGGTATTCTTGGAGAAAATCCTGAG GTTGTGTTAGCAGAATGCTCAAAGACATTGGGACCATG GATGGTTGCCCATGCCATGGAATTGTTGACGGTCGATAATGGTCATGCTGACATTCTATTGCATGAGGAGAGGTACAGCTTGGGAGATATCAGCATAGAAGAACTCCACCGACTTGTGTATGCTCAAGTTTTGTCTTCTCATCCTTTGACTTGGCAA ATTGCACCAACATATCTAGCATCATGCCCAAAGCAAGGTTTGGGTCTGTTAGAGATTTTACTGTACAAACAGCCTGTGCAACATTATCAAATGATACTTAAG AATCTTGAGATTTGCCGTTTATATGAACTGGAAAACATCAGTTCAAGTATTATGAAG ATTGCTGGCACATACCACTGGAAGCATGGTAGGAAGGGTTCTGGTGTTTACTGGCTCCAACAAGCACGTGATGAAGTTCGGCTCAACAAAATTGCTCAACAGCTATTTGAATGTATTGGGAAGTCAATCTCTGATGACAGTTTCAAG caatGGGAGGGATTAATTGAACTTCTTGGTTCACAAGTTGGGACTGCAGGAGGCCTCGAATTTCTCCACAA GTATCGGGATTTTAAGAGGTCCCTTCAGCAGGTGCAAGATGGAAGTCCTGTTGATGCTGCTCGGCAGACTATGGAATCACTTATGCAG cttatgaaaaattcatcaacaCCACAACGTTTCTGGCTTCCTCTGCTGCATGATTCA GTTAAGTTGCTAAACTGGAAGGCTCAGCCGCTATTGACTGTATCTGAAACGAATCTATTATTGAACAAACTGCAAGAATTATCCATGGTGAAGCTGCACCCAGATTTCTGTGAATCCAACTTGCCGCCTCAGGCCTTGAGCTCTGTCAGATTGGCCCTGGCTACAAATCTGGGGCGTGCTGTTCTTGAAGAATGCTGA